Proteins from a genomic interval of Rattus norvegicus strain BN/NHsdMcwi chromosome 2, GRCr8, whole genome shotgun sequence:
- the LOC120100578 gene encoding small ribosomal subunit protein eS21-like: protein MQKDTAGEFVDLYVPQKCIMSNPIIAAKDHGSIPMNVAKVDRSIGQFNGQYKTYSICGAIHRMGESDDTIL, encoded by the coding sequence ATGCAGAAAGACACTGCCGGCGAGTTTGTGGACCTATATGTGCCACAGAAATGCATCATGAGCAACCCCATCATTGCTGCCAAGGACCACGGGTCCATCCCAATGAATGTGGCCAAGGTTGACAGGAGCATAGGCCAGTTTAATGGCCAGTATAAAACCTACAGCATCTGCGGGGCCATTCACAGGATGGGCGAGTCAGATGATACTATTCTCTGA